One Myxococcaceae bacterium JPH2 DNA window includes the following coding sequences:
- a CDS encoding putative metal-binding motif-containing protein — protein MRRKALFLLPLLLLACNREPAANEAAIAVNIAYDMSFKKGCFVVRARDGSGKEALVRVNAADRSDSSKPVTVAVYRKADWGRDVEINVTAFELKDCTATAAGMPQGAPVDSSTKSFAFKDAGKQSWDVPLITPDEDGDGFVATRNGGGGTDCDDTRANAYPGAQEICDGLVNNCGHGVDEGLPKTKYYKDVDEDGYGDSSQMVDLCAAPAGYVAAKVEGFDCNDGVKAIHPGATEICNEIDDNCNNVKDEGLGQQWFRDADGDGFGDATTTPVVNCAQPAGYVAKRPEGNGLDCDDTKAAVNPLAVEKCNGVDDNCVGGIDEPFGDKDKVCNNDVCTGTWVCNTNQDGLTCTAPAPVTYHRDADGDTVGSSNPADAQKVCPPGGQPAGYVVSSNDCDDKDPRNFPGNTEICDDRDNNCSDGANEETRPSVVCGDKGWQQVSDAALVSGTTWNTVAAPASGYPVWIAGQNGALAVRATATSQFVSWNTKCGTTDWRAAWVRPSDGTVFVAGSGGTLAAYTAGATNCDILSAGSVSTHTFTGIIGFVIGGSTAVYVVNDEGQVYEWKSGGSLASKVTASNRKFQDIHGIDQAHLLAVGYTGNAGDPDPAIISTDITQTTPAATAHSIAAGLPNKVLLNKVWAWDATHAYAVGLKGSVLKWDGATTWTPVNQGLNVEFSSVCAVDDASVYMTDTGGLIRWMSPSGWNTRYTAGGELRDLVVVPRTDGSNVWDYWAVGPNNRVIHFPE, from the coding sequence ATGCGTCGCAAAGCCCTATTCCTGCTCCCGTTGTTGCTCCTGGCCTGCAACCGCGAACCGGCCGCGAACGAAGCCGCCATCGCCGTCAACATCGCCTACGACATGTCCTTCAAGAAGGGCTGCTTCGTGGTGCGAGCGCGTGACGGCTCGGGCAAGGAGGCCCTGGTTCGGGTGAACGCGGCCGATCGCTCGGACAGCAGCAAGCCCGTGACAGTGGCGGTCTACCGCAAGGCGGACTGGGGTCGTGACGTGGAGATCAACGTCACGGCGTTCGAGCTGAAGGACTGCACGGCGACGGCGGCGGGCATGCCGCAAGGGGCGCCGGTGGACAGCTCCACGAAGTCGTTCGCGTTCAAGGACGCGGGCAAGCAGTCGTGGGATGTCCCGCTCATCACGCCGGATGAGGACGGTGACGGCTTCGTGGCCACGCGCAACGGCGGCGGAGGCACGGACTGCGACGACACGCGCGCAAACGCGTACCCGGGAGCACAGGAGATCTGCGACGGCCTGGTGAACAACTGCGGCCATGGCGTGGACGAGGGCCTGCCGAAGACGAAGTACTACAAGGACGTCGACGAAGACGGCTACGGCGACTCCAGCCAGATGGTGGATCTGTGTGCGGCGCCGGCCGGCTATGTCGCGGCGAAGGTGGAGGGCTTCGACTGCAACGACGGGGTAAAGGCCATCCATCCCGGGGCCACCGAGATCTGCAACGAGATCGACGACAACTGCAACAACGTCAAGGACGAGGGCCTTGGCCAGCAGTGGTTCCGAGACGCAGACGGTGACGGGTTCGGCGACGCTACGACTACCCCGGTTGTGAATTGCGCGCAGCCCGCGGGCTACGTGGCGAAGCGTCCCGAGGGCAACGGGCTCGACTGTGATGACACGAAGGCGGCGGTCAACCCACTCGCGGTCGAGAAGTGCAACGGAGTCGATGACAACTGCGTGGGTGGCATCGACGAGCCATTCGGGGACAAAGACAAGGTTTGCAATAACGACGTGTGCACTGGAACGTGGGTGTGCAACACGAACCAGGATGGGCTGACGTGCACCGCCCCCGCGCCGGTGACCTATCACCGTGACGCGGATGGGGACACCGTCGGGTCATCGAACCCCGCGGACGCGCAGAAGGTGTGCCCCCCCGGCGGTCAGCCGGCTGGCTACGTGGTGAGCAGCAATGACTGCGATGACAAGGATCCGCGCAACTTCCCTGGCAACACGGAGATCTGCGACGACCGGGACAACAACTGCTCGGACGGAGCGAACGAGGAAACGCGTCCCTCGGTAGTCTGTGGAGACAAGGGATGGCAGCAGGTCTCGGATGCTGCGCTCGTATCCGGGACGACCTGGAACACGGTGGCGGCTCCGGCTTCGGGCTATCCAGTGTGGATTGCGGGCCAGAACGGAGCGCTGGCCGTTCGCGCAACGGCGACCTCTCAGTTCGTGAGTTGGAATACGAAGTGCGGAACCACTGACTGGAGGGCTGCCTGGGTGAGGCCCTCGGACGGAACCGTGTTCGTGGCGGGATCTGGCGGAACGCTTGCGGCTTACACGGCTGGCGCTACCAACTGCGATATCCTGTCGGCGGGCTCGGTCTCGACCCACACGTTTACTGGAATCATTGGCTTTGTCATCGGAGGCAGCACGGCGGTCTATGTCGTCAACGATGAGGGCCAGGTCTACGAGTGGAAGTCCGGTGGCTCGTTGGCATCCAAGGTGACTGCCTCAAACAGAAAGTTCCAAGACATCCACGGGATCGATCAGGCTCATCTTCTGGCGGTCGGGTACACGGGCAACGCGGGCGATCCAGACCCAGCCATCATCTCGACGGACATCACCCAGACGACTCCGGCAGCCACGGCGCATTCCATTGCTGCGGGTCTTCCGAACAAGGTGCTGCTCAACAAGGTCTGGGCCTGGGATGCGACGCATGCCTACGCCGTGGGCCTGAAGGGCTCCGTCCTGAAATGGGATGGCGCGACCACGTGGACGCCGGTGAATCAAGGGCTCAACGTGGAGTTCAGCAGCGTGTGCGCGGTGGATGACGCCTCGGTCTACATGACTGACACGGGAGGCCTGATCCGCTGGATGTCTCCGAGTGGTTGGAACACGCGCTACACGGCGGGCGGCGAGCTGCGGGACCTGGTGGTCGTGCCTCGGACGGATGGCTCGAACGTCTGGGACTACTGGGCCGTCGGTCCGAACAACCGCGTCATCCACTTCCCGGAGTGA
- a CDS encoding membrane dipeptidase: protein MFSRRTGLPRAAWAFAMAGALACAPVEELPEPPPAPASVKQGLGVPGFAELHHHMFAEEAFGGGWFHGSYTGALTTCDGGLPESDHARVRMDLSNLLNLCPNSGGVDLRGVPILSQLFGVGGAVASEFLGKIEGTQGDTGLHMGRRVPNSEWPRWDTIAHQQSWEGWLKQAHQGGLSLVVVSAVSNQFLCEALPPQNRKRACDEMADVEVQLQLARQFDAANDWVEIALSPADARRIISQGKLAMVLSIETSKLFGSKDWRAELDRFHALGVRTLQPVHQLDNRFGGAALHNVIFQAAQFLENCHIDTDCGVTAGNFTLGFDVDAQCRNVRGLTTEGQQLVQAMMDKGMLIDLAHLSEKGVKDAYSVAERNNYYPLFISHGHFREVMNGKLAENEKTTPAWVVQMLRRTGGMFGLRTAHDETRTYTKANIANDCQGSSRSFAQAYEFGRQGLKVPMAFGADFNGFIQQTRPRFGPNGACSAGFQAEADAQEHAQEQHGPARLGTPFDEQGLAHVGLLPDLLKDLRNLGSDTTGLNNSAETFIRMWERTSAARAGMADAANDMDTSGVAPWVAPSEREKAYPTVCGKAYAPDSKELGQGCRFDDECVSEQCTSVLCDTFDGRCVCNDDGDCGAASYCQDEVPGNPGDNDCVPRKADWASCSRDGQCLSGACGGCLNAVGWCYTPRSKGLGQTCKSDRECTTDRCSADCYLNPTGVCLCNSDSQCGANQFCGWGLNSGKCVNKRSRGAACSSDRECQSNRCRWSFTCA from the coding sequence ATGTTCTCTCGTCGTACCGGGCTGCCCCGTGCCGCATGGGCGTTCGCCATGGCAGGTGCCCTGGCCTGCGCCCCTGTTGAAGAACTCCCCGAGCCACCCCCCGCGCCAGCGTCCGTGAAGCAGGGGCTCGGCGTGCCAGGCTTCGCGGAGCTGCACCACCACATGTTCGCGGAGGAGGCCTTCGGCGGCGGCTGGTTCCACGGCAGCTACACCGGCGCCCTCACCACGTGCGACGGAGGACTTCCGGAGAGCGACCACGCGCGCGTTCGGATGGACCTGAGCAACCTGCTCAACTTGTGTCCCAACTCGGGCGGAGTGGACCTGCGCGGCGTGCCCATCCTGTCGCAGCTGTTCGGCGTGGGTGGCGCGGTGGCCTCCGAGTTCCTCGGGAAGATTGAAGGCACGCAGGGCGACACGGGGCTGCACATGGGTCGCCGCGTCCCGAACAGCGAGTGGCCGCGCTGGGACACCATCGCGCATCAACAGTCCTGGGAAGGCTGGCTGAAGCAAGCGCATCAGGGCGGGCTGTCGTTGGTGGTGGTCTCCGCCGTCAGCAATCAGTTCCTCTGCGAGGCATTGCCGCCGCAGAACCGCAAGCGGGCCTGTGACGAGATGGCGGACGTGGAGGTCCAGCTCCAGCTCGCGCGGCAGTTCGACGCCGCGAATGATTGGGTGGAGATCGCCCTGTCGCCCGCGGATGCGCGGCGAATCATCTCGCAGGGCAAGCTGGCCATGGTGCTCTCCATCGAGACGAGCAAGCTGTTCGGCAGCAAGGACTGGCGCGCGGAGCTCGATCGCTTCCATGCGCTCGGCGTTCGCACGTTGCAGCCCGTTCACCAGTTGGACAACCGCTTCGGCGGCGCGGCGCTGCACAACGTCATCTTCCAGGCGGCGCAGTTCCTGGAGAACTGCCACATCGACACGGACTGCGGCGTCACCGCGGGCAACTTCACGCTGGGCTTCGACGTGGACGCGCAGTGCCGCAACGTGCGCGGGCTCACGACGGAAGGACAGCAGTTGGTGCAGGCGATGATGGACAAGGGGATGCTCATCGACCTGGCCCACCTGTCCGAGAAGGGCGTGAAGGACGCCTACTCGGTGGCGGAGCGGAACAACTACTACCCGCTCTTCATCAGCCACGGACACTTCCGCGAGGTGATGAACGGCAAGCTGGCGGAGAACGAGAAGACGACGCCGGCGTGGGTGGTGCAGATGCTGCGCCGCACGGGCGGCATGTTCGGCCTGCGCACGGCGCACGACGAGACGCGCACGTACACCAAGGCCAACATCGCCAACGACTGCCAGGGCTCCAGCCGCTCCTTCGCGCAGGCGTACGAGTTCGGTCGTCAGGGCCTCAAGGTGCCCATGGCCTTCGGCGCGGACTTCAACGGCTTCATCCAGCAGACGCGTCCGCGCTTTGGTCCGAACGGCGCGTGCTCGGCGGGCTTCCAGGCCGAGGCAGATGCCCAGGAGCACGCGCAGGAGCAGCACGGCCCCGCGCGGCTGGGCACGCCCTTCGATGAGCAGGGTCTGGCGCACGTGGGCCTGCTGCCCGACCTCTTGAAGGACCTGCGCAACCTGGGTTCGGACACGACCGGGTTGAACAATTCCGCCGAGACTTTCATCCGCATGTGGGAGCGCACGAGCGCGGCGCGCGCGGGGATGGCGGACGCGGCGAACGACATGGACACGAGCGGCGTGGCGCCGTGGGTGGCGCCGAGCGAGCGCGAGAAGGCGTATCCCACGGTGTGCGGCAAGGCGTATGCGCCGGACTCGAAGGAGCTGGGGCAGGGCTGCCGCTTCGACGATGAGTGCGTCAGTGAACAGTGCACGTCGGTGCTGTGCGACACGTTCGATGGGCGCTGCGTGTGCAACGACGACGGGGACTGTGGCGCGGCGAGTTACTGCCAGGACGAGGTGCCGGGCAATCCGGGGGACAACGACTGCGTGCCGAGGAAGGCGGACTGGGCCTCGTGCAGCCGGGATGGGCAGTGCCTCTCGGGGGCGTGTGGTGGGTGCCTGAACGCGGTGGGTTGGTGCTACACGCCGCGCTCGAAGGGACTTGGGCAGACGTGCAAGTCGGACCGGGAGTGCACGACGGACCGGTGTAGCGCGGACTGCTACTTGAACCCCACGGGGGTGTGCCTCTGCAACAGCGATTCGCAATGCGGGGCGAACCAGTTCTGTGGGTGGGGCCTGAACTCGGGCAAGTGCGTGAACAAGCGCTCCCGAGGCGCGGCCTGCTCGAGCGACCGCGAGTGCCAGTCGAACCGGTGCCGCTGGTCCTTCACCTGCGCGTGA
- a CDS encoding TonB family protein, whose protein sequence is MTSEGTVSEPRPGAQSIAPVRSGRWLVFVGVSLGLHGLLAGFLALRPSRALPRPREVLNVPVAVDIAWTAGGDLGSPGTGFGAIDTATQPASPPAHAPSQPMKSAVPSASPKPARVASPPPAPARKPSTASEPAHVASTQPETAPTPIASAEPLHVATEPLRVSDPAPSSGVPSESPHATGSQTGSTTESARVGSAASAASSGASPSGAGGAGASSQGADSRLAIVDYTLRLSRRVMREQHYPEPAMRLGMRGIAQIRVTVRRDGTLATMPRLSQSSDFELLDEEALRMVNACAPFEPLPTSWPYVEAELVIPVRFFLKAGN, encoded by the coding sequence ATGACGTCGGAGGGGACCGTCAGCGAGCCTCGTCCTGGGGCGCAGTCCATCGCGCCCGTGCGCTCGGGGCGGTGGCTCGTCTTCGTCGGGGTGTCGTTGGGCCTGCATGGCCTGTTGGCCGGATTCCTCGCGCTCCGTCCTTCGCGTGCGCTGCCACGGCCGCGCGAGGTCCTGAACGTTCCGGTCGCGGTGGACATCGCCTGGACGGCCGGAGGTGATCTCGGCTCGCCAGGGACCGGGTTCGGAGCCATCGACACGGCCACGCAGCCAGCGTCTCCGCCCGCCCACGCGCCCAGTCAGCCGATGAAGTCCGCCGTGCCCAGCGCATCGCCCAAGCCCGCGCGAGTCGCGAGTCCACCGCCTGCTCCCGCGCGAAAGCCCAGCACAGCCAGCGAACCCGCGCACGTCGCGAGCACGCAGCCCGAGACAGCACCGACTCCCATCGCATCCGCTGAGCCATTGCACGTCGCCACCGAGCCGCTGCGTGTGTCGGATCCCGCGCCCTCGTCAGGTGTCCCGTCGGAGTCGCCGCACGCAACGGGCTCGCAGACGGGTTCAACGACGGAGTCCGCGCGGGTTGGATCCGCGGCCAGCGCGGCGAGCAGTGGTGCCTCTCCGTCGGGAGCAGGAGGAGCGGGCGCATCATCGCAGGGCGCGGACAGTCGGCTGGCCATCGTTGACTACACCCTGCGGCTCTCGCGGCGCGTGATGCGCGAGCAGCACTATCCCGAGCCCGCGATGCGACTGGGCATGCGAGGCATTGCCCAGATCCGAGTCACCGTGCGGCGAGACGGCACACTCGCCACGATGCCACGCCTCTCACAGTCCTCGGACTTCGAGCTGCTCGACGAAGAGGCCCTGCGCATGGTGAATGCCTGCGCTCCCTTCGAGCCGCTGCCCACCTCCTGGCCCTACGTCGAAGCCGAGCTGGTCATCCCCGTGCGCTTCTTCCTCAAGGCCGGGAATTAA
- the yjjJ gene encoding type II toxin-antitoxin system HipA family toxin YjjJ, whose amino-acid sequence MSELLSLLVQQPRIQAGELARRLAVSQPTLSRLIAKAGALVCRMGKGRATRYAHTRSIPGLGNKVPVHGVDEAGHIHRHGELHLLANGQHWFEHTDGTGEYFEGLPPFVAEMGPQGYLGQDFSRRHPDLELPSRPLDWSADQLLLALARRGEDCTGQLILGGESLSRWLASAPLPVDPERYSELARSSLAVSTGSAVGGTQPKFTAFVDGRHVLVKFADTDRGGAASRWRDLLICEHLALETLRAAGHAVSRSRWMDVGGRRFLEVERCDRVGDRGRRPLLSLRALTHAYVGPGRDWTEAARQLVAAQRLSDADARAVRWLDIFGQLIGNTDRHPGNLSFHVESPGRFRLAPAYDMLPMVFAPVGASLVKRDFEPQPPSAATLDVWADAGRHALAYWTRLTRTPDLSAGFRERCARSRDAVEFLLARVPVR is encoded by the coding sequence GTGAGCGAACTGCTCTCGCTCCTGGTCCAACAGCCCCGCATCCAGGCCGGCGAGCTGGCTCGGCGGCTCGCCGTGTCGCAGCCCACGCTCTCCCGCCTCATCGCCAAGGCCGGCGCGCTCGTCTGCCGCATGGGGAAGGGCCGGGCCACGCGCTACGCGCACACGCGCTCGATTCCCGGGCTCGGCAACAAGGTGCCCGTGCACGGCGTGGACGAGGCCGGCCACATCCACCGTCACGGCGAGCTGCATCTGCTCGCGAACGGCCAGCACTGGTTCGAGCACACCGACGGAACTGGCGAGTACTTCGAGGGCCTCCCGCCCTTCGTCGCCGAGATGGGGCCGCAGGGCTATCTCGGGCAGGACTTCTCGCGGCGCCACCCCGACCTGGAGTTGCCTTCGCGTCCGCTCGACTGGTCCGCGGATCAGCTCCTGCTCGCGCTGGCGCGTCGGGGTGAGGACTGCACGGGCCAGCTCATCCTCGGCGGCGAGTCCTTGAGTCGCTGGCTGGCGAGCGCACCGCTCCCCGTGGATCCCGAGCGCTACTCCGAACTCGCGCGCTCCTCGCTCGCGGTCTCGACAGGCTCCGCGGTGGGCGGCACGCAGCCCAAGTTCACCGCGTTCGTGGACGGCCGGCATGTGCTGGTGAAGTTCGCGGACACCGACCGAGGTGGCGCCGCGAGCCGCTGGCGCGACCTGCTCATCTGCGAGCACCTCGCGCTGGAGACCTTGCGCGCCGCGGGCCACGCCGTGAGCCGCTCACGCTGGATGGACGTTGGCGGCCGCCGGTTCCTCGAGGTCGAGCGCTGCGACCGCGTGGGCGACCGTGGACGGCGTCCGCTGCTCTCCCTGCGCGCGCTCACACACGCCTATGTCGGCCCGGGCCGCGACTGGACCGAGGCCGCACGTCAGCTCGTCGCCGCGCAGCGGCTAAGTGATGCGGATGCGCGAGCCGTGCGCTGGCTCGACATCTTTGGCCAGCTCATCGGGAACACGGATCGCCACCCGGGCAACCTCTCCTTCCACGTGGAGTCCCCGGGACGGTTCCGGCTCGCGCCCGCCTACGACATGCTGCCCATGGTCTTCGCGCCCGTGGGGGCGAGCCTCGTCAAACGCGACTTCGAGCCGCAGCCGCCCTCCGCCGCCACGCTCGATGTCTGGGCCGATGCGGGCCGACACGCCCTGGCCTACTGGACCCGGCTCACGCGCACACCCGACCTGAGCGCTGGGTTCCGCGAGCGCTGTGCTCGCAGCCGTGACGCCGTGGAGTTCCTGCTCGCTCGCGTGCCCGTGCGGTGA
- a CDS encoding CapA family protein, with translation MTSSVLWLVPLLCAASPVQVELVFGGDVIPHGEVKTVAQEHARLGAVPPEGGAALSLNHGGWDHLFGPVADVLRTADVGVVNLETPVTDNRKAITRELLFNAPSDLVRALAGAGVKVVSTGNNHARDQRPEGLVETLKHLDATGIQHTGTGTTRTAAWAPVYRDVNGVRLGFLSFTRWLNGFSNPKDAEAPHVAFVPYAVHRMHRGLTTEEATEQVRAAAAKCDALFVMVHWGTEYSDTPHPEDRALGRALLDAGAFAIIGHHPHVLQPLEAYTTTSGRKAFIAYSLGNLVANQGRFYSHAPGKAGKEGDKRDSMLLRVSVVRPSEGAPVGLADVEVLPVWIENNAVGRKRAEARNIQPVLIDREVEAVSERLATLAARAETPSKEARVEKAELEQRLAQSRFRRERILRMLPEGFEVALPGLRRRHASADAPPSVTAQSRP, from the coding sequence GTGACCTCGTCCGTGTTGTGGCTCGTGCCCCTGCTGTGCGCCGCGTCTCCTGTCCAGGTGGAGCTCGTTTTCGGCGGGGACGTGATTCCACACGGTGAGGTGAAGACGGTCGCCCAGGAGCACGCGCGCCTGGGCGCGGTTCCTCCCGAGGGAGGCGCGGCGCTGTCGCTCAACCACGGCGGGTGGGACCACCTCTTCGGCCCGGTGGCGGACGTGCTGCGCACCGCGGACGTGGGCGTGGTGAACCTGGAGACGCCCGTCACGGACAACCGCAAGGCCATCACGCGGGAGCTGCTGTTCAACGCGCCCTCGGACCTGGTGCGCGCGCTGGCGGGCGCGGGCGTGAAGGTGGTGTCCACGGGCAACAACCACGCGAGGGACCAGCGCCCCGAGGGACTGGTGGAGACCCTGAAGCATCTGGACGCCACGGGCATCCAGCACACGGGCACGGGGACGACGCGCACCGCCGCGTGGGCGCCGGTGTATCGCGACGTGAACGGCGTGCGGCTGGGCTTCCTGTCCTTCACGCGGTGGCTGAATGGCTTCAGCAACCCGAAGGACGCGGAGGCCCCGCACGTGGCCTTCGTGCCCTACGCGGTGCACCGCATGCACCGAGGGCTCACCACGGAGGAGGCCACGGAGCAGGTGCGCGCGGCGGCCGCGAAGTGCGACGCGCTGTTCGTGATGGTGCACTGGGGCACCGAGTACTCGGACACGCCGCACCCCGAGGACCGGGCCCTGGGCCGCGCGCTGCTGGACGCGGGCGCGTTCGCCATCATCGGCCACCACCCGCATGTGCTCCAGCCGCTGGAGGCGTACACCACGACCTCGGGCCGCAAGGCGTTCATCGCGTACTCGCTGGGCAACCTGGTGGCGAACCAAGGGCGCTTCTACAGCCACGCGCCGGGCAAGGCGGGCAAGGAAGGGGACAAGCGGGACTCGATGCTCCTGCGCGTCTCCGTGGTGCGTCCCTCGGAAGGAGCGCCCGTGGGGTTGGCGGACGTGGAGGTCCTGCCGGTGTGGATTGAGAACAACGCGGTGGGGCGCAAGCGCGCCGAGGCGCGGAACATCCAGCCCGTGCTCATCGACCGCGAGGTGGAGGCGGTGTCCGAGCGGCTGGCGACGCTCGCCGCGCGCGCGGAGACTCCGAGCAAGGAAGCGCGGGTGGAGAAGGCGGAGCTGGAGCAGCGCCTGGCTCAGTCGCGCTTCCGACGCGAGCGCATCCTGCGCATGCTGCCCGAGGGCTTCGAGGTGGCGCTGCCCGGGCTGCGTCGCCGCCATGCCTCGGCCGATGCGCCGCCCTCGGTGACCGCGCAGTCGCGGCCCTGA
- the upp gene encoding uracil phosphoribosyltransferase, producing MAFPNCTVVDHPLVKHKLTLMRRADTSTASFRALLQEISLLLGYEAMRDLKLREEEIQTPMAKTRAPLLDGKKLVLVPILRAGQGIVDGMLQLVPSARMGHIGLYRDPETLDAVEYYYKVPANLADRDVIVCDPMLATGNSAVAALQRVKRSRPGSLRFVCLLACPEGLTNLREHHPDVHVFTAAIDERLDEHGYILPGLGDAGDRLFGTK from the coding sequence ATGGCATTTCCGAACTGCACCGTGGTGGACCACCCGCTGGTGAAGCACAAGCTGACGTTGATGCGGCGCGCGGACACGAGCACCGCGTCGTTCCGGGCGCTGCTCCAGGAGATCTCGCTCCTGCTCGGCTACGAGGCGATGCGGGACCTGAAGCTGCGCGAGGAGGAGATCCAGACGCCCATGGCGAAGACGCGGGCGCCGCTGCTGGATGGCAAGAAGCTGGTGCTGGTGCCCATCCTTCGCGCGGGCCAGGGCATCGTGGACGGGATGCTCCAGCTCGTGCCGTCGGCGCGCATGGGGCACATCGGCCTGTACCGCGACCCCGAGACGCTCGACGCGGTGGAGTACTACTACAAGGTTCCGGCGAACCTGGCGGACCGCGACGTCATCGTCTGTGACCCGATGCTGGCCACGGGCAACTCGGCGGTGGCGGCGCTCCAGCGCGTGAAGCGCAGCCGCCCCGGCAGCCTGCGCTTCGTGTGTCTGCTGGCGTGTCCCGAGGGACTGACCAACCTGCGCGAACATCACCCGGACGTGCATGTCTTCACCGCCGCCATCGACGAGCGGCTGGACGAGCACGGCTATATCCTGCCCGGCCTGGGCGACGCGGGAGATCGCCTCTTCGGCACGAAGTAG
- a CDS encoding URC4/urg3 family protein, giving the protein MLDETTPRARPDVSPTVAWLRSPAAIRERCHQMLDLGLAGRLPHFRVEPSRLPAVVDRVLAVTREAYPTLDIPVHSRWRHFDAGGVPRLAELEARLAKLSPEERARAKLDLVVVSVLLDAGSGPAWRYREQGGGTYVRSEGLAVASLRMFMSGLFSSDPDRPLRADAEALGRLTRESLGQGLQVTEDNPLHGLEGRLHLLHGVSRALPRPGAMFDMLAAHRRSVRAAEVLGTVLEVLGPIWPGRVMVDAVNLGDVWPHSSLGPVESADALVPFHKLSQWLAYSLMEPLNEAGVGVTELDALTGLPEYRNGGLFVDLGVLVPYETRLFTDVFSPADEPIVEWRALTVALLDRVAALVRGRLGLSAEELPLAKVLQGGTWTAGRQVAAEKRAGGVPPIRVESDGTVF; this is encoded by the coding sequence ATGCTTGACGAGACGACCCCGCGTGCACGGCCGGACGTGTCCCCCACGGTGGCGTGGCTGCGCAGCCCCGCCGCCATCCGCGAGCGCTGCCACCAGATGCTGGACCTGGGACTGGCGGGGCGGCTGCCGCACTTCCGCGTGGAGCCCTCGCGCCTGCCCGCGGTGGTGGACCGCGTGCTGGCGGTGACGCGCGAGGCCTACCCCACGCTGGACATCCCCGTGCACAGCCGCTGGCGTCACTTCGACGCGGGTGGGGTGCCTCGGCTCGCGGAGCTGGAGGCGCGGCTGGCGAAGCTGTCTCCCGAGGAGCGCGCCCGCGCGAAGCTGGACCTGGTGGTGGTGAGCGTGCTCTTGGACGCGGGTAGCGGGCCGGCGTGGCGCTACCGCGAGCAGGGCGGCGGCACGTATGTCCGCTCGGAGGGGTTGGCGGTGGCCAGCCTGCGCATGTTCATGTCGGGGCTGTTCTCGTCCGACCCGGACCGCCCGCTGCGCGCCGATGCCGAGGCGCTGGGACGGCTCACGCGCGAGTCGCTGGGCCAGGGTCTCCAGGTGACGGAGGACAACCCGCTCCATGGCCTGGAGGGCCGGCTGCACCTCTTGCACGGCGTGTCGCGCGCGCTGCCTCGGCCGGGGGCGATGTTCGACATGCTCGCGGCCCATCGCCGCAGCGTGCGCGCCGCGGAGGTGCTGGGCACGGTGCTGGAGGTGCTGGGCCCCATCTGGCCAGGGCGCGTGATGGTGGACGCGGTGAACCTGGGCGATGTGTGGCCGCACTCGTCCCTGGGGCCCGTGGAGAGCGCGGACGCGCTGGTGCCCTTCCACAAGTTGTCCCAGTGGCTGGCGTACTCTCTGATGGAGCCGCTGAACGAGGCGGGCGTGGGCGTGACGGAGCTGGACGCGCTCACGGGGCTGCCCGAGTACCGCAACGGCGGGCTCTTCGTGGACCTGGGCGTGCTGGTGCCCTACGAGACGCGGCTCTTCACGGATGTCTTCTCACCGGCGGACGAGCCCATCGTGGAGTGGCGCGCGTTGACGGTGGCGCTGCTGGACCGGGTGGCGGCGCTGGTGCGCGGCCGGCTGGGCTTGAGCGCGGAGGAGCTGCCGCTGGCGAAGGTTCTCCAAGGCGGGACGTGGACGGCGGGCCGCCAGGTGGCGGCGGAGAAGCGGGCGGGGGGCGTGCCTCCCATCCGCGTGGAGAGCGACGGGACCGTGTTCTGA